The proteins below are encoded in one region of Hordeum vulgare subsp. vulgare chromosome 3H, MorexV3_pseudomolecules_assembly, whole genome shotgun sequence:
- the LOC123439710 gene encoding monothiol glutaredoxin-S3-like: MQQAKAPAPWLTATATAMISSTDDVRRTVQVKPVVVVGPRGCCMAHVARCLLLGQGANPAVLEVSDDGDPAALLFALQPKDNSTKVATDVAFPVVFIGGRLLGGLDCLMAMHMAGELVTLLKHAGALWL, from the coding sequence ATGCAACAAGCCAAGGCGCCGGCACCGTGGCTGACGGCGACGGCCACTGCCATGATCAGCAGCACCGACGACGTGCGGAGGACGGTGCAGGTgaagccggtggtggtggtggggccgCGGGGGTGCTGCATGGCGCACGTGGCCCGGTGCCTGCTCCTGGGGCAGGGCGCGAATCCGGCGGTGCTGGAGGTCAGCGACGACGGCGACCCAGCAGCGCTCCTCTTCGCGCTCCAGCCTAAGGACAACAGCACCAAGGTGGCCACCGACGTCGCCTTCCCGGTGGTGTTCATCGGGGGTAGGTTGCTGGGCGGGCTCGACTGCCTCATGGCCATGCACATGGCCGGCGAGCTCGTGACGCTCTTGAAGCACGCAGGAGCCCTGTGGCTCTGA